GTCCCTACCTTAACCTGGGAGCCGTCACTTCCTCCGTGGGCACCACCCGCCTGCTGCAGCTGGCATTTGGCTGTGCCACCTTCAGCCTCGTGGCACACCGGGGTGGCTTCGACTCTGCCTACGGGACCTTCTGCATGTCCGCCTGGTGTTTTTGCTTTGCCCTCACCAGTTTGGTGGTGGCCTTTGAGTTCGCCCGCCTCCACGGCTGCCTCCACCTCTCCTGGGGTAACTTCACCGCAGCCTTTGCCATGCTCGCCACCCTACTGTCAGCCACCGCCGCCATTGTCTACCCTCTCTACTTCACCCGGCTCGAGTGCCCCCCAGAACCAGAAGGCTGCACTGCCCGGGACTTCCGCCTGGCTGCCAGTGTCTTTGCCGCCTTACTCTTTGTGGCCTATGCCACTGAAGTGGTCCTGACAAGAGCACGGCCTGGCCAGGTCACCAGCTACATGGCCACCGTGTCCGGCCTGCTGAAAATCGTTCAGGCCTTTGTGGCCTGCATCATCTTTGGGGCCCTGGTCCAGGAGAGCCACTACGGGCGCTTTGTGGCCACTCAGTGGTGCGTGGCTGTGTACAGCATCTGCTTCATAGGcacagtggtggtggtgggcaTGAGTGTGACTGGCCGGGCTGGAACCCTGGACTTCCCCTTTGACCGGGTGGTCGTCGTGTACACGTTTCTAGCTGTGCTGCTCTACCTTAGTGCTGCCGTAGTCTGGCCCGTCTTCTGCTTTGACCCCAAGTATGGGTCTCCTTCGAGGCCCTCAGGCTGTCCCCAAGGAAGCTGTCCTTGGGATAGCCAGTTGGTGGTGGCCATCTTCACTTATGTCAACTTTCTCTTCTATGTTGCTGACCTGGCCTACTCCCAGAGGATCCGCTTTGTGCCCACTCTGTAGGTCCAAGAGAGAGCTAATATcactctccccttttccccccacTCTCCCACAGACACACATGCACATTCTCTCTGCTGGGTTGGCACTTCTCTCCCTTTatctgagagaaagaaagagtgggTGGGGAGTGGAGAGCAGAGGGAGAATGGCTGGGATGGAGTCGCTGAGTCTTGGAGGTGAGTCAGGGCAACAGGGAAGATTTAGAAGCTTGATATTAGGAAGGTCCAGATCAAAGAATAAGTTAGGTGAGAATAACCCTTGTGAGGAGGTTTAGTAATCCAGGGGAAGAGTGTGACTCTAAATGGGGTGGAAAGAGTATTATATTGTCTCCCCCAACCCCAGCTTAAATAACCAGAACAGGACAATTTACCTAAAACCCATTTGCCTcaaatttctttgctttttttctttcattttggtcTGAGCTCAGTAGATCAGTGTGTATAtggaatgtaaactccatgagggtagggactgttccATTGTATTTGTCATATGCTCAGGAATTAGCACAATGCATATAAAGAACcctaaatgtctgttgaatttcATTGGTTTTCATCATTTTGATATCACACCatcagtgttgttgttgttttaaaatatatttctggagAATTGATTTTAGGCAAGTAATTGGCCTGGACCTCTCTTTTCAGAGACTGTTTAGTCTAATTCTCTCATTATACAGGTACAGAAATGTAGAGCTAGAGAATTtgaatgatttgttcaaggtcacattaCTCATTAGTGGCAAAGCTTCTAATTAAAATCTGGTCCAGTGTTCCTTCCACTTTAGCTTGATTATTTCTTAGCTATTCATTGTGCTAGCATAAAGTAGAGATGGATTTGGAGAGCAGCCAGAGGTTGGGGATTTTGTACAGAATGAGAACCCAGCTTAGGATACTTTAGATCCTGGTCTACTACTGCCAGGCATGAACATTTTGGGGGCACAGATTGCTGTGGAGATGATGACAATGCAAGAAACTAAAATTCTCTGGGGCCTTTTCATGTTACAAAGGCCAATATGTCTTCATTAATTTGGGGACAAAAAGGCTGGAGTATCttgaataatataattttctcttaacctcagtttctggACTTCTGGATTCCTGTCAAGAGCTGGAAGTTTATATTCACTTAGATCAGTACCTCCTTTCCAAGAGGCCAGGATGACTCCATACCATGGAACAGAGCTGACCACATAATCCTCTGAATCTTTCTATCCTATCTTCATCCGCATCATTCTTCAGCCTATAGCTCCAGAGACTTGGGCCAAGTTGCTGCTAACTCCCTCTTAGTCTTTCAGGAAGTACCCAAGAATGGAAATAAAGTTGAGGAAGTCCATTTGATTACTGGTCTGACTGCATCATTTcatttgtaagaatttaaaactgccgccTCCTCCATTATTATTACCTCCCATCTTTTCCCAcgcctgctagccaagagagaGACTTCCTTCTCCCCCAAGAGTTTTATCccctcttacatcatcatacttcctgtttgccatgaggaatcatgggaaatgtactTTCTCTCATGTGtccataatatataatattatatatgtccataatatataatatatatataatatatatatacttttagacgGCATCTTCCAAATTCATGTGtccataatatataatattatatatgtccataatatataatatatatataatatatatatacttttagacgGCATCTTCCAAATTCATGTGtccataatatataatattatatatgtccataatatataatatatatataatatatatatacttttagacgGCATCTTCCAAATTCATGTGtccataatatataatattatatatgtccataatatataatatatatataatatatatatacttttagacgGCATCTTCCAAATTCATGTGtccataatatataatattatatatgtccataatatataatatataatatatataatatagtatatatatatatatatatatatatacttttagacggcatctcccaaattccaattttacaattccccctgaggtccggcaaaaaaaaggttggccctttttctttgctggacctgtaaaaatagacaacttctaaaatttcaggaatttggggataaaagaaataaat
The window above is part of the Gracilinanus agilis isolate LMUSP501 chromosome 4, AgileGrace, whole genome shotgun sequence genome. Proteins encoded here:
- the MYADML2 gene encoding myeloid-associated differentiation marker-like protein 2, with amino-acid sequence MGSTMDPPGGPYLNLGAVTSSVGTTRLLQLAFGCATFSLVAHRGGFDSAYGTFCMSAWCFCFALTSLVVAFEFARLHGCLHLSWGNFTAAFAMLATLLSATAAIVYPLYFTRLECPPEPEGCTARDFRLAASVFAALLFVAYATEVVLTRARPGQVTSYMATVSGLLKIVQAFVACIIFGALVQESHYGRFVATQWCVAVYSICFIGTVVVVGMSVTGRAGTLDFPFDRVVVVYTFLAVLLYLSAAVVWPVFCFDPKYGSPSRPSGCPQGSCPWDSQLVVAIFTYVNFLFYVADLAYSQRIRFVPTLFWTSGFLSRAGSLYSLRSVPPFQEARMTPYHGTELTT